The genome window TTGTGCCCATAGGTAGTGACTATTTATCAAAAGGAGCAGAAGTGATAGCAGACGTAGTACTTTTTTTTGCATAATTTTATTTGATTAAGGTGTTTACCATCACGTACCTTGTCAATGGTTTGTGTCACTATCATAGTTTTATGTAAATTAATCTTGATTATTCATTATCAGTAAGTTAGTTCCTGCAAAAAAGGTTTTTAACTTGTGAATAAACAAAACCAAGGCTTACTCACTTTGTGTGCTTCAGGTATTTTTGCAAATTTTTCAGCGCAAGCATAATTTTATCATATTCACTTTGGCGCAATGATTCGTAAGCTGCCTGAGTTTTCTGCTGTAGTACTTTAATCGAACGGAGTTGAGGGTATTGGTTAAATAAAGGGGAGAGGCGAGTAGGAGAGGCGTCAATATATTCTTGGTATAGGCTATTTTCGAGCCCATTCAAGGCACCATCGGTTTGTTGGTGTAGGTGCACAAATGAAGCAAACAGTTGTTGATCGGGCAATGTAAAAACTCCATTGTGCCAATCCTCCAAATCTCGTTGGCGATCGGCATAGCCATTCAAAATGCTTTCATAGCCATTATGATTGACATACGGATAAAGTACAAAGCTAGTCATTGACAGTAAATCGGCAGTGAGTGGTACCAGTACTTCGCCCGCCCTGAAAGTGTCCTCATCGTCGCGCGAATAATGTAGTTTTCGGCGGGCGTTCGACACATACATATACGATAAATACCCAAAAGCCTTGTGGTAGCCCTCGGTGTGGTTGCCAAAAGGTAAACTAGGGTGTTGGGTAGGGTAAACAGCACCTGCACTTGAGTGCAAAAACACAATAAAGTGTCCACCATAGCGAAGCGATAAGTGTTTATACCAGCTGTGTACATCCATCAAGTGCTGGGCGAAACGCTCATATTGAGTAGGAGAGGGGAGTGGTACATCAGCCATTGTATGCTGATACTCTTCTTTAGAAACAAGTTGGTATCGTGCCATATATGGATACAAATATACAATCTTTTACCCTTTTACCTTGCTTTTTCTTGAGTCAATACTTAGGGGTTTCTACCACTTAGATCATAGCTTCGAGCGTAATTAGGGCAAAGGCACTACTGCTTTTGAGTGGATAGGCTTGGGGTAATGATTGCCTCTCCATCAGTGTTACCAGCTGATTGAAAAATGTGTATGCTTACAATTAATCCGCCAACTTTACTTCAATCTCCTGGGCAATTTCGGGTATCTTGGCAAGCGTGTCATTATAGCCAAACTCTACCAGCAAATGACCTTTTCTAAAATCGAAAATGTTGTATTCCAACGCATTGGGAACCTCTATTACCACATCGCATTTTGCCAGCCTTGACTTTACGTTGGCTGCCATGTGCATGTCAAACACCCGTTCGCCAATGCCCCACATCGATGACACCTTGTTTTCGGCGGTATTAGGGTTTACATTTACCCCAATTACTACATCACACAAATCTCTGATGGCCTCTACAGGCAGGTTGTTTAGTACTCCTCCGTCTATATAAGACTGATCGTTGATTTTGACGGGTTTGAATATCAACGGAATGGCTGCCGATGCAATGACCGCAGAGGAGAGTTTTCCACTGTTGAAAATCTCGTAATGTCCTGTGTTTAAGTTAGACACACACACATGTAAAGGTTTTACCAATGATTCGAACGAGTCTTCTGGAATCTGTTCTTTGATAATGTTTTTGAGGTAAGTAAGGTCTGTTAAACCTCCCAGGGGTAGTCCTACCCTTATTATTTTGTGCGACCGTACTTTACCCAACAATGCCATCATTTCCTCGTGCGATTTTCCGGCAGTATACATGGCGCCTACGATGGCTCCCATGCTAGTGCCTGCCACCATATCGGGAAAGATGCCATACTCTTCCAGTGCCTTGAGTACTCCTACATGGGCTATGCCACGGGCACCCCCGCCACAAAGCACTATGCCCAGCTTTTTTTTACGTTTTTTTCGTTGGCGAAATACTGTGGTAATATTCTGAAACCAAGAATCTTGTTTAGTTGCTATCATTGCGTATTCAGTGTTTTTAAGTCAAATAGTGACTCATAGTCATAAATGTATATTTTTATAATGGTTTTTAAGGCCGTTTTTGTATAAAATCAATAGAAAACCATTGTATTTTTATGTATAATTGTATTATAGTCATGTTGGTGCCACCTATGATTATAAGTCATGTACAAAAGCTTTATTTTGCTTCAGTCAAGGGCTGCATCAGAGCGAGCAGGGTTTTTGTATAGATTAGAGTCCTGATTTATCAGGGAAAAGTTATTTTGTTTATTCCTAAAACATAGACGATTTAATGAAGCGCTTGTTTAGTTTCGCAGAGCTTGGAGGCAAACCTCCTTCGGTTAAATTTTTGTGTTTAGAGTACTTATTCAATGAACTTTAAACAAACGTTAAGCAACGTGCTCAAAATAATTTTTCGGTTTTTAGGACAAATACGCACAACTAACTGAGGCATTTAGCCTTTGGCAGAGCTCGGCAAAGCGAAGCTTTAGCCATCGGTTTTTGCGCTCAAGGCAACATCCGGGGGATGTTGAGCCAGACCGTGGGACGGTACTACGGGCAATAAAAACTCGCAGTCTCGGCGGAACTGCTGGGGTAACGAAAGGCAGTAAAGCGGATTTATTCTAAACCGGACAGTTATTATGAATACGTTACTAAGTAATGGTTGAAAAATAAAATATTCATTTGGAGATAGAAATTTGCTGCCAAGACGAGG of Microscilla marina ATCC 23134 contains these proteins:
- a CDS encoding patatin-like phospholipase family protein, which codes for MIATKQDSWFQNITTVFRQRKKRKKKLGIVLCGGGARGIAHVGVLKALEEYGIFPDMVAGTSMGAIVGAMYTAGKSHEEMMALLGKVRSHKIIRVGLPLGGLTDLTYLKNIIKEQIPEDSFESLVKPLHVCVSNLNTGHYEIFNSGKLSSAVIASAAIPLIFKPVKINDQSYIDGGVLNNLPVEAIRDLCDVVIGVNVNPNTAENKVSSMWGIGERVFDMHMAANVKSRLAKCDVVIEVPNALEYNIFDFRKGHLLVEFGYNDTLAKIPEIAQEIEVKLAD